A single region of the Deefgea piscis genome encodes:
- a CDS encoding outer membrane lipoprotein, producing MNTHWIKIALLSAALLTGCASNDSAKIYTQNETMQVARARSGQIEQIRDVAVKPGQQLGIGGVAGGVVGGVLAGNHIGQGTGSVISSVFGALLGGFVGNQLEDNMRSKMAKEITVRMHDNGERLVIVQDGDQALRVGQRVDVIANANNARVVPAQP from the coding sequence ATGAATACGCATTGGATTAAAATAGCTTTGCTCAGCGCAGCCTTACTCACGGGTTGCGCCAGCAATGATTCGGCCAAAATCTATACGCAAAATGAAACCATGCAAGTGGCGCGCGCGCGCAGTGGTCAAATCGAGCAAATTCGCGATGTTGCAGTTAAACCGGGCCAGCAATTGGGCATCGGTGGGGTGGCTGGCGGTGTGGTCGGTGGCGTATTGGCGGGCAATCACATCGGCCAAGGCACGGGCAGCGTCATTAGCAGCGTGTTTGGCGCATTATTAGGTGGTTTTGTCGGCAATCAGCTCGAAGACAATATGCGCAGCAAAATGGCCAAAGAAATTACCGTGCGCATGCACGACAATGGCGAGCGACTGGTGATTGTGCAAGATGGCGACCAAGCATTGCGCGTGGGTCAGAGAGTGGATGTGATTGCCAACGCCAACAACGCCCGAGTAGTGCCTGCCCAGCCCTAG
- a CDS encoding 2OG-Fe(II) oxygenase, with the protein MSIDLEIVDALTGPGYLVVPNFLDANQLTQLNALFASREDDFVAAGVGREAALQVRQEIRGDAVLWVENDDPAMIKANQRMRDLQQTLNRELYLGLDELEWHFARYPAGSFYQRHLDQHRHQDSRVVTVVQYLNPNWHEDDGGQLRIYLDDEQTLDVTPYGGTLVVFLSNRFEHEVLPARRERRSLTGWYRRRP; encoded by the coding sequence ATGAGTATTGATCTTGAGATCGTTGACGCTTTAACCGGCCCAGGCTATTTGGTCGTGCCCAATTTTTTAGATGCCAACCAATTAACGCAACTGAATGCATTATTTGCCAGTAGAGAAGACGACTTTGTTGCTGCTGGCGTAGGCCGTGAGGCCGCGCTGCAAGTACGGCAAGAAATTCGCGGCGATGCGGTGCTTTGGGTCGAAAACGATGATCCGGCGATGATAAAAGCCAATCAAAGAATGCGTGATTTACAGCAAACACTCAATCGCGAGCTGTATTTAGGGCTCGATGAATTGGAATGGCATTTTGCCCGCTACCCAGCGGGCAGTTTTTACCAGCGCCATCTTGACCAACATCGGCATCAAGACAGCCGCGTGGTCACCGTGGTGCAATACCTTAACCCAAATTGGCACGAGGACGATGGCGGCCAATTACGAATTTATTTGGATGACGAACAAACCCTGGATGTCACGCCGTATGGTGGCACTTTGGTGGTGTTTTTATCCAATCGATTTGAGCACGAGGTATTACCCGCTAGACGAGAGCGGCGATCACTCACCGGCTGGTACCGCCGCCGTCCGTGA